The following proteins are encoded in a genomic region of Flammeovirga pectinis:
- the hutI gene encoding imidazolonepropionase, producing MKHKLIGPFTQVVSLANLPMKGAIEDEALEIIENAGIVIDENGKIVEIGDFASLLIHQYSEIEGIEGDAVLLPGFVDCHTHICWGGNRARDYAMRVAGKPYLEIAKAGGGIQDSMRKTREASEEDLIGVTQQRADRHFSRGVTTIEVKSGYALDIDNELKMLRAIKNADTFTKADLVSTCLAAHMKPKDFEGTSKEYLDRALENLLPKIKEEGLSNRVDIFTEETAFNQEESLYYLQKAKELGFEITVHADQFSTGGSKVAVEVGALSAEHLEASGDEEVKLLAASDTVATVLPGASLGLGMQYPPCRKLLDAGACLAIASDWNPGSAPMGDMLTQGALLGAMEKLSTAEVFAGMTFRSAKALGLTDRGRLQKGMLADMQMYPCADYREILYNQGMLLPSKVWKKGE from the coding sequence ATGAAGCATAAATTAATTGGCCCATTTACTCAAGTTGTCTCATTAGCAAATTTGCCAATGAAAGGAGCAATAGAGGATGAGGCGTTAGAGATAATAGAAAATGCAGGAATTGTTATTGACGAAAATGGTAAGATTGTAGAAATAGGAGATTTTGCTTCATTACTTATTCATCAATATTCAGAAATAGAAGGAATTGAAGGTGACGCTGTTCTATTACCGGGCTTTGTGGATTGTCATACACATATTTGTTGGGGAGGTAATAGAGCTCGTGATTATGCTATGAGAGTGGCAGGGAAACCTTATCTAGAAATTGCAAAAGCAGGAGGAGGAATTCAAGATTCTATGCGTAAAACTAGAGAGGCATCTGAAGAGGATTTAATTGGTGTAACACAACAAAGAGCAGATCGTCATTTTTCTAGAGGAGTAACTACAATTGAAGTAAAAAGTGGTTATGCTTTAGATATTGATAATGAATTGAAAATGCTTCGTGCAATTAAAAATGCTGATACGTTTACAAAAGCAGATTTAGTATCAACTTGTTTGGCAGCACATATGAAACCTAAAGATTTTGAGGGTACATCAAAAGAGTATCTTGACAGAGCTTTAGAAAATCTATTGCCTAAAATTAAAGAAGAAGGGCTAAGCAACCGTGTAGATATCTTTACAGAAGAAACGGCTTTTAATCAAGAAGAGTCTTTGTATTATCTACAAAAAGCAAAAGAATTAGGTTTCGAGATTACAGTTCATGCAGATCAGTTTTCTACTGGAGGAAGTAAAGTAGCAGTAGAAGTAGGAGCATTATCAGCAGAACATTTAGAAGCAAGTGGTGATGAAGAGGTGAAACTACTTGCCGCATCTGATACCGTAGCAACTGTTTTACCGGGTGCTTCTCTTGGTTTAGGAATGCAATACCCACCTTGTAGAAAATTACTTGATGCAGGAGCTTGTTTGGCCATTGCATCGGATTGGAACCCAGGCTCTGCGCCAATGGGAGACATGTTAACGCAAGGTGCTTTATTAGGAGCAATGGAGAAATTATCTACAGCAGAAGTGTTTGCAGGAATGACTTTTAGATCTGCTAAAGCTTTAGGCTTAACAGATAGAGGTAGATTACAAAAAGGAATGTTGGCAGATATGCAGATGTATCCTTGTGCTGATTATAGAGAGATTTTATATAATCAAGGTATGTTACTTCCATCAAAAGTTTGGAAGAAAGGAGAGTGA
- a CDS encoding cytochrome P450, giving the protein MELTKDVHYKQTINDLKGPKGLPLVGNLFQLDKIKIHNQYEDWADEFGELYALNFLGRKVVVSTSPINNDFILKHRPTKFRRFSKMAEVIENVGIDGVFSAEGDVWKKQRQVTQKALDSKNVKSFFPKIVLVANRLEEYWNTLIASSQNKNHEIMHDFMRITVDITTLLAFGYDMNTINNKTDPTQEQIAKIFPKINERINSPLPFWKYIKTTSDKEFDQALAHIKSFFGDFISNTNQKIEDNPELLENPSNFLEAMLASQDKENPYTWEEIFGNLYTMLLAGEDSTSNTLSWVSYFLASKKDVQIKVQKEISDLLAGNVELKSFDQLKLFKYTSAVIKEAMRMKPASPNLFMEANEDVVIGDVLFPKNSLIITQLSKSARSEDHFENSQDFLPERWMQKEEGCPFTGRHNEKALKAFGGGTRTCPGKLLAETEILVFIITMMKNFDIKLSVPEKEIIEKYAFTMSPKNLFVEITPKEKKFK; this is encoded by the coding sequence ATGGAACTAACAAAGGACGTTCATTATAAACAAACAATAAACGATTTAAAAGGACCAAAAGGGTTACCCTTAGTAGGTAATTTATTTCAGTTAGATAAAATAAAGATTCATAATCAATATGAAGATTGGGCCGATGAATTTGGAGAATTATATGCACTAAATTTTTTAGGAAGAAAGGTAGTTGTATCTACAAGCCCAATAAATAACGATTTCATATTAAAACATCGACCAACTAAGTTTAGAAGATTTTCTAAAATGGCCGAAGTGATAGAAAATGTAGGCATTGATGGTGTTTTTTCTGCTGAAGGAGATGTTTGGAAAAAACAAAGACAAGTCACACAAAAAGCACTTGATAGTAAGAATGTAAAATCATTTTTCCCGAAAATTGTTCTTGTAGCCAATAGGTTAGAAGAATATTGGAATACATTAATAGCTTCTTCTCAGAATAAGAATCATGAAATAATGCATGATTTTATGAGAATAACTGTTGATATTACCACACTGCTTGCTTTTGGGTATGACATGAACACGATCAATAATAAAACGGATCCTACTCAAGAGCAGATTGCAAAGATTTTTCCTAAAATAAATGAGCGTATTAATTCACCTTTACCTTTTTGGAAATATATTAAAACAACATCTGATAAAGAATTTGATCAAGCTTTAGCACATATCAAGTCTTTCTTTGGTGACTTTATTTCGAATACAAATCAAAAAATTGAAGATAACCCTGAACTTTTAGAAAACCCTTCTAACTTTCTAGAAGCAATGTTGGCTTCTCAAGATAAAGAAAATCCATATACTTGGGAGGAGATTTTTGGGAACTTATATACAATGCTGTTAGCAGGAGAAGATTCTACATCAAATACTCTTTCATGGGTGAGCTACTTCTTAGCTTCAAAAAAGGATGTTCAAATTAAAGTTCAAAAAGAAATAAGTGATTTGTTAGCGGGAAACGTTGAACTTAAATCATTTGATCAGCTAAAGTTGTTTAAATATACATCTGCAGTGATTAAAGAAGCTATGAGAATGAAACCTGCTAGTCCAAATTTGTTTATGGAAGCAAATGAAGATGTGGTGATAGGTGATGTTTTATTCCCTAAAAATAGCTTAATTATTACACAGTTAAGTAAATCAGCAAGGTCTGAAGATCATTTTGAAAATTCTCAAGATTTTTTACCAGAAAGATGGATGCAAAAAGAAGAGGGATGTCCTTTTACAGGCAGACACAACGAAAAAGCATTAAAAGCTTTTGGAGGAGGTACAAGAACTTGCCCAGGTAAATTATTAGCAGAAACAGAGATACTCGTTTTTATCATCACAATGATGAAAAATTTTGATATTAAATTATCTGTACCTGAGAAAGAGATAATTGAAAAGTATGCATTTACAATGTCTCCAAAGAATCTTTTTGTAGAGATAACACCCAAAGAGAAGAAATTTAAATAA
- a CDS encoding NADH-quinone oxidoreductase subunit 5 family protein, producing MNFLQIIISIAVCSPLLGALILSLRKSNQAADKIASLMIGISAICSIVIFALVWSGQNVFISKEWFFLGDNYFYAILSIDKLSALLLSMVSIVSLLVHVYSSAYMQGDPQYKRYFTLLNIFTFSMYGVLLSDNLVLIYLFWELVGFCSYMLIGFWREKEAAVKAAKKAFIVNRVGDAGFMVALLCLYAQFGTLSLHAIIEQFDISMLSNTTILIAAIGVTLAAMGKSAQIPFSVWLPDAMQGPTPVSALIHAATMVAAGIYLLVRCFFFLPEDVLMFIAGVGGLTAFIGAFSALSQYDIKRILAYSTISQLGYMMLAIGVGDPESAIFHLTTHAFFKAGLFLGAGALIHSMHQVSCDICKGFDPQDIRWMGGLRKYMPKTFIGFSIALAALIGLPFTSGFLSKDALLSSVLLKATNDGIYWQLLAFLGFGAAALTAFYSIRVLYKVFFGELGIAQHKVCQKCLVLPHEVGNRMYLPILLLGSLSVWFFYVLSPFNTSESWIQTSLSIPTLDHHSVHIITIVLSISMICLGGGLAYLIYFKGRLLNFKKSFKQGFLFKVSYNFFYIQNLYRNSVLSVLFVARSLDGIPHADEGFVKVAIGTSEFVRGFDDKVIDFFVKLFAVFNVVLGHVLAWFDKYIVDGIVLYFTKFLWLLGDLFRKPQGERTQSMIAWSLFLLLSLFTILWF from the coding sequence TTGAACTTTTTACAAATCATAATTTCAATTGCAGTTTGTTCCCCGTTACTAGGGGCCTTAATACTATCATTACGAAAATCTAATCAAGCGGCAGATAAAATTGCTTCTTTAATGATTGGTATTAGTGCAATTTGTAGTATCGTAATTTTTGCACTTGTATGGTCAGGGCAAAATGTCTTTATTTCTAAAGAATGGTTTTTCTTAGGAGATAATTATTTCTATGCTATTTTATCAATAGATAAGTTAAGTGCTTTACTACTTAGTATGGTAAGCATTGTTTCTTTATTAGTGCATGTATATTCCTCTGCATATATGCAGGGAGATCCTCAATATAAAAGATATTTTACACTCTTAAATATCTTTACATTCTCAATGTATGGTGTATTATTGTCAGACAACCTAGTATTAATTTACCTCTTTTGGGAATTAGTGGGTTTCTGTTCTTATATGCTAATTGGTTTTTGGAGAGAAAAAGAGGCAGCTGTAAAAGCAGCAAAAAAGGCTTTTATTGTAAATAGAGTAGGTGATGCTGGCTTTATGGTAGCACTACTTTGTTTATATGCACAATTTGGTACACTTAGTCTTCATGCAATAATAGAGCAGTTTGATATCTCAATGTTGTCAAATACAACTATATTGATTGCTGCTATTGGAGTAACCTTAGCGGCAATGGGTAAGTCTGCTCAGATCCCATTCTCTGTTTGGTTACCTGATGCAATGCAAGGTCCAACACCTGTGTCTGCCTTAATCCATGCAGCTACGATGGTTGCAGCAGGTATTTACTTATTGGTAAGATGTTTCTTCTTTTTGCCTGAAGATGTTTTGATGTTTATTGCCGGGGTAGGTGGTTTAACTGCATTTATAGGTGCATTTTCAGCACTTTCTCAATATGATATAAAAAGAATATTAGCATATTCAACAATTTCTCAATTAGGTTATATGATGCTTGCTATAGGCGTTGGAGATCCAGAGTCAGCAATCTTTCATTTAACTACACATGCATTTTTTAAGGCAGGGTTATTCTTAGGAGCAGGAGCTTTAATACATAGTATGCATCAAGTTTCTTGTGATATTTGTAAAGGTTTTGATCCCCAAGATATACGATGGATGGGTGGTTTGAGAAAATATATGCCTAAAACGTTTATAGGCTTCTCAATCGCTTTGGCAGCGTTAATTGGCTTGCCATTTACATCAGGGTTCTTATCAAAAGATGCTTTATTATCATCAGTTTTACTAAAAGCAACCAATGACGGTATATATTGGCAATTACTTGCCTTTCTTGGTTTTGGAGCAGCAGCTTTAACAGCATTTTATTCAATTAGAGTTTTATATAAAGTCTTTTTTGGTGAGCTAGGTATTGCACAACATAAAGTGTGTCAGAAGTGCTTAGTATTGCCTCATGAGGTTGGTAATAGAATGTATTTACCAATACTTTTATTAGGTTCACTGTCTGTATGGTTTTTCTATGTTCTATCACCATTTAATACCTCAGAAAGTTGGATTCAGACTTCACTTTCTATCCCAACTTTAGATCACCATTCTGTGCACATTATTACTATAGTATTATCTATTAGTATGATTTGTTTAGGTGGAGGACTAGCCTATTTAATCTATTTTAAAGGGAGATTATTGAATTTTAAAAAATCTTTTAAACAAGGGTTCTTGTTTAAAGTATCTTATAACTTTTTTTATATTCAAAACTTGTATAGAAATAGCGTCTTATCGGTGTTATTTGTAGCAAGAAGTTTAGATGGTATTCCTCATGCTGATGAAGGCTTTGTTAAAGTAGCAATAGGTACATCTGAATTTGTAAGAGGCTTTGATGATAAAGTTATTGATTTTTTTGTGAAATTATTTGCTGTCTTCAATGTAGTCTTAGGACACGTTTTAGCATGGTTTGATAAATATATTGTGGATGGAATAGTACTTTATTTTACAAAATTCTTATGGTTATTAGGAGATTTATTTCGAAAACCACAAGGAGAAAGGACGCAGAGTATGATTGCATGGTCATTATTTCTGTTGCTTTCATTGTTCACAATACTATGGTTTTAA
- a CDS encoding complex I subunit 4 family protein — translation MTQFLLTLLVFIPIFGTFVILLLPNSLKPIFGKITIGINSLQLLIAGVLMSGYEGLSESMNGILSLDKYQFIEKYEWIVLNLGTFGKLRADYILGIDGLSNTMVLLAAIVMVIGAISSLEIKNKRRGFYALYLLLSGTIMGCFLALDFFLFYLFFEFMLLPMYFLIGIWGGKNSEYASIKFFIYTLVGSIFILVIMIALAASVIDPAATAVELGLATNIDNVSFDVIEKVHVLLVSGGIDQSNLVRTFTLSHMMDAQNFIPNSILSLDSGAELFGTHVRYVAFLMVFIGFAIKLPVVPLHTWLPDAHVEAPTSISVVLAGILLKIGGYGMLRIAYSIFPDGAHHFAWWIAFGGVVSILYGAFVALGTHNLKRMIAYSSVSHMGFVMLGIASLTAEGISGAIFQMFSHGIISAALFLIAGVLYYRTGNLEIDNYSGLSSRMPRYTMLATIAFFASLGLPGFSGFMAELFVFLGAFNSSAVNNLIPRWMTIVATLGLVLSAAYYLWAMQRIFLGKFFLKDESMESKLKDLTIREVIMLTPLAIITFALGIYPKLLLNLIEGSVTVFVEFTNFVGTEYMNTLMGL, via the coding sequence ATGACGCAATTTTTGCTCACATTATTAGTTTTTATTCCGATTTTCGGAACTTTTGTAATCTTATTATTACCAAATAGTCTAAAACCTATTTTTGGAAAGATTACTATCGGAATTAATTCCCTCCAATTATTAATTGCGGGAGTATTAATGTCTGGTTACGAGGGTTTATCTGAGAGTATGAATGGTATTCTGTCCTTAGATAAATATCAATTTATAGAAAAGTATGAATGGATTGTGCTAAACTTAGGTACATTCGGTAAACTTCGTGCTGACTATATTTTAGGTATTGATGGCTTAAGTAATACAATGGTGCTTTTAGCAGCTATTGTGATGGTTATTGGAGCGATATCATCATTAGAAATTAAAAATAAGAGAAGAGGTTTTTATGCTTTGTATTTATTACTAAGTGGTACAATCATGGGGTGTTTCTTAGCACTAGATTTCTTCCTGTTTTATTTATTCTTTGAATTCATGCTACTTCCAATGTACTTTTTAATTGGTATTTGGGGTGGTAAGAATAGTGAATATGCTTCAATCAAATTCTTTATTTATACACTAGTAGGTTCAATTTTTATATTAGTAATAATGATTGCTCTTGCAGCTTCTGTAATAGATCCTGCTGCAACTGCTGTAGAACTTGGTCTTGCTACAAACATAGATAACGTATCTTTTGATGTTATTGAAAAAGTTCACGTTTTATTAGTATCAGGAGGAATAGATCAATCGAATTTAGTGAGAACATTCACGTTATCACATATGATGGATGCTCAGAATTTCATTCCTAATTCTATTCTTTCATTAGATTCTGGAGCAGAATTATTTGGTACTCATGTGCGGTATGTAGCCTTTTTAATGGTATTTATTGGTTTTGCCATTAAACTACCTGTTGTTCCATTGCATACTTGGTTGCCAGATGCTCACGTAGAAGCACCAACTTCAATATCTGTAGTTTTAGCAGGTATTCTACTTAAAATTGGTGGCTATGGAATGCTTAGAATTGCCTATTCAATATTTCCTGATGGAGCACACCATTTTGCATGGTGGATTGCTTTTGGTGGAGTAGTATCAATATTGTATGGTGCGTTTGTAGCTTTAGGTACGCATAATCTTAAGAGAATGATTGCTTATAGCTCTGTTTCGCATATGGGTTTTGTAATGTTAGGTATTGCGTCATTAACAGCAGAAGGAATATCAGGTGCAATTTTCCAAATGTTTTCTCACGGGATTATTTCAGCTGCATTATTCTTAATTGCTGGTGTACTCTATTATAGAACAGGTAATTTAGAAATAGATAATTATAGTGGATTATCATCTAGAATGCCAAGATATACGATGCTTGCAACAATAGCATTTTTTGCCTCTCTAGGGCTTCCAGGTTTCTCTGGTTTTATGGCTGAATTATTTGTGTTTTTAGGAGCATTTAATTCTTCTGCTGTTAATAATTTAATCCCACGTTGGATGACCATTGTAGCCACACTTGGTCTAGTATTGAGTGCAGCGTATTACTTATGGGCAATGCAACGAATCTTCTTAGGTAAATTCTTTTTGAAAGATGAATCTATGGAGTCTAAATTAAAGGATTTAACTATTAGAGAAGTAATAATGTTAACACCGTTAGCAATTATAACTTTTGCATTAGGTATCTATCCAAAGTTACTTTTGAATTTAATAGAAGGATCGGTGACTGTTTTTGTAGAGTTTACGAACTTTGTAGGAACAGAATACATGAATACTTTAATGGGCCTTTAA
- the nuoK gene encoding NADH-quinone oxidoreductase subunit NuoK, with the protein MIPFSYYMLGSAFLFSIGLAVALTKRSAIVALMGVELMLNAANINLVAFAQKDASLGEGNVFAVFVIVIAAAEVCVALALIIKLFQYFRSIDLHKINTLKED; encoded by the coding sequence ATGATACCTTTCTCATATTATATGTTAGGGTCAGCATTTCTATTTAGTATAGGACTTGCTGTTGCTCTTACCAAACGAAGTGCAATTGTAGCTCTTATGGGAGTAGAATTGATGCTTAATGCAGCGAATATTAACTTAGTAGCATTCGCTCAGAAAGACGCAAGTCTAGGTGAAGGCAATGTTTTTGCCGTATTTGTAATAGTAATTGCGGCTGCAGAAGTTTGTGTAGCTCTAGCATTAATTATTAAGCTATTTCAATATTTTAGATCAATTGATTTGCATAAAATCAATACACTAAAAGAAGATTAA
- a CDS encoding cytochrome P450, with translation MTNQDYTRTITDIKGPKGIPLFGNLFQIEREQIHLYYEKWAKEFGDFFFVNFLGKKILISSNPQNNANILKNRPTKFRRLSKMAEIIEEVGFYGVFTAESEEWIKHRKVTQQALSNKNVKSFFPQIVKVAERLDNFWESNLIDEVTKYQISNDFTRATVDVTTNLAFGYDMNTVENHENEIQDHIAKIFPKVNERVNSPLPIWRYIKSSSDKGLDQSMDALKITIGEFIKKAENNLEKDPSLKENPSNFIEALIASQDKENPFTWDEIFGNIYTMLLAGEDTTANSLSWLTYFIASDNELQNKVYNEIKEVLGEKEQITTFEEVARFKYLSAVLKEVLRLKPVSPSLYFQANEDVVVGDLLIPKDTFVLTQLRVGALSDDNFENAAEFIPERWLSAKETTGGCPFTGKHKAEVAMPFGGGPRFCPGKFLSETEMILFAVTLFKKFELTLSVPKEDIKEKFAFTMSPENLAVNLKKRKQVSISNLTKEKVSI, from the coding sequence ATGACAAATCAAGATTATACAAGAACTATTACAGACATAAAAGGTCCTAAAGGAATTCCATTATTTGGAAACCTATTTCAAATTGAAAGAGAACAAATTCATTTATATTATGAAAAATGGGCGAAGGAATTTGGTGACTTCTTTTTTGTCAATTTTTTAGGGAAAAAGATTCTAATTTCTTCCAACCCTCAAAATAATGCGAATATTCTTAAAAATCGCCCAACCAAGTTTAGGAGACTTTCTAAAATGGCGGAGATAATTGAAGAGGTTGGCTTTTATGGAGTATTTACTGCAGAAAGTGAAGAATGGATAAAGCATAGAAAGGTTACGCAACAAGCATTGAGTAACAAAAATGTAAAATCATTTTTTCCTCAAATAGTGAAAGTTGCAGAACGATTGGATAATTTTTGGGAAAGTAATTTGATAGATGAAGTTACGAAGTATCAAATATCTAACGATTTTACTCGTGCTACGGTAGATGTAACAACTAACCTTGCCTTTGGTTACGATATGAACACTGTTGAAAATCATGAAAATGAAATTCAAGATCATATTGCTAAAATTTTCCCGAAAGTAAACGAACGTGTAAATAGCCCATTACCAATATGGAGGTATATAAAATCATCTTCAGATAAAGGGTTAGATCAATCTATGGATGCTTTGAAAATTACAATTGGAGAGTTTATAAAAAAAGCAGAAAATAACCTAGAGAAAGACCCGTCATTAAAAGAGAATCCATCAAACTTTATTGAAGCATTAATAGCGTCTCAAGATAAAGAAAATCCATTTACTTGGGATGAAATATTTGGTAATATTTATACCATGTTGTTAGCAGGAGAAGACACCACAGCAAATTCACTTTCTTGGTTAACATATTTTATTGCTTCTGATAATGAATTACAAAACAAAGTATACAATGAAATAAAGGAGGTTCTAGGTGAGAAAGAACAGATTACAACATTTGAGGAAGTAGCTAGATTTAAATACCTTTCTGCAGTCTTGAAAGAAGTATTAAGATTAAAACCAGTTTCACCAAGTTTGTATTTTCAAGCAAATGAAGATGTTGTTGTAGGAGATCTTTTGATACCTAAAGATACATTTGTTCTTACGCAATTAAGAGTAGGAGCATTGTCAGATGATAATTTTGAGAATGCAGCAGAATTTATTCCAGAAAGATGGCTTTCAGCTAAAGAAACTACAGGTGGCTGTCCATTTACAGGGAAACACAAAGCAGAAGTAGCCATGCCATTTGGAGGTGGTCCTAGATTTTGCCCAGGTAAATTTCTTTCAGAAACGGAGATGATTTTATTTGCTGTAACATTGTTTAAAAAGTTTGAACTGACTTTATCTGTACCTAAAGAAGATATAAAAGAGAAGTTTGCTTTTACAATGAGCCCTGAGAATCTTGCTGTTAATTTAAAGAAGAGAAAACAAGTTTCTATATCTAATTTGACAAAAGAAAAGGTATCGATCTAA
- a CDS encoding response regulator transcription factor, with translation MDAVKILLVEDDRIIASLVKKYLDIRGYAVNHAEDGVEGLKEYDKADYDLIIMDVMMPHKDGYTLAEEIRAKDPYIPILFMSSNNLPKDKIKAFRIGADDYVTKPVNVEELLLRIEVILKRQKSEPKVEVGNEDDPHEIHIGNYLLDFPYQKLNIGDDTRKLTTREAELLRFLHRHRNSLIKREYILQEVWGDDDYYKGRSLDVFMSRLRKYLKDDPTIEILNVHGIGFKFLVQD, from the coding sequence ATGGACGCAGTTAAAATTCTTCTTGTAGAGGACGACAGAATTATAGCATCTCTTGTAAAAAAATATCTTGATATCAGAGGATACGCTGTTAACCATGCGGAAGACGGGGTAGAAGGACTTAAGGAATATGATAAAGCTGATTATGATTTAATCATAATGGATGTCATGATGCCTCACAAGGATGGTTATACATTAGCTGAAGAAATTAGAGCAAAAGATCCATACATTCCGATTTTATTTATGTCTTCGAACAATTTGCCGAAAGACAAAATCAAAGCATTTAGAATCGGAGCAGACGATTATGTTACTAAACCAGTAAATGTTGAAGAATTATTACTTCGTATTGAGGTAATTTTAAAGAGACAAAAAAGTGAGCCTAAAGTTGAAGTAGGTAATGAAGATGATCCACATGAGATTCATATTGGTAATTACTTATTAGACTTCCCTTACCAAAAATTAAATATTGGTGATGATACTAGAAAATTAACTACGCGTGAAGCTGAATTGTTAAGATTCTTACACCGTCACCGTAATTCATTAATCAAACGTGAGTATATCTTACAAGAAGTTTGGGGAGATGATGATTACTACAAAGGACGTAGTTTAGATGTGTTTATGTCTCGTCTAAGAAAATATTTAAAAGATGATCCTACTATTGAAATTTTAAATGTTCATGGTATCGGATTTAAATTCCTAGTTCAAGACTAG
- a CDS encoding nucleoid-associated protein yields the protein MSKIKSFDLSNAKLTQLVIHKVGNKTQEEPIELADFEIELENFSPLYKSVMDYFLRSFKPGPMYHFDTPEEKESLRDNEMFEAAEAIFSNPFEQFMTQSREMSKLLYQASTHPRIKGGEFFVAMLKDCVVDGDLVDAIGLFKAEHKEMFLKVGEKTDIGSFELEQNEGVSVKKLDKGCLIFQTEEDKGFKVMLKDSPTKSVEALYWKESYLQLRPREDNFYHTKNYLDLCKGFVEEVFNEEHAVEKPAQIDLLNRSMKFFNDKEDFNVVDFENNVIEESEAIEAFQEYKVDFQEKREIPLFEEFKVSKEAVRKSKKEFKSIIKLDKKINITISGNEQNIEKGYDTERNQHYYMIYFNEEE from the coding sequence ATGAGTAAAATAAAATCCTTCGACTTGTCTAATGCCAAGTTGACTCAGTTAGTCATTCATAAAGTAGGAAATAAGACACAAGAGGAACCTATAGAATTGGCTGATTTTGAGATAGAACTTGAAAATTTTAGCCCTTTATATAAATCCGTAATGGATTATTTCTTAAGATCTTTTAAACCAGGACCAATGTATCATTTCGATACACCTGAAGAAAAAGAATCTTTGAGGGATAATGAAATGTTTGAAGCTGCAGAAGCGATCTTCTCAAATCCATTCGAGCAATTCATGACTCAATCTAGAGAAATGTCAAAACTTTTATATCAAGCATCAACTCACCCAAGAATTAAAGGGGGTGAATTTTTTGTGGCGATGTTAAAAGATTGTGTTGTAGATGGAGATCTTGTTGATGCGATTGGCCTTTTTAAAGCAGAACATAAAGAGATGTTCTTAAAAGTTGGAGAAAAGACTGACATAGGGAGCTTTGAACTAGAACAGAACGAAGGTGTAAGTGTCAAAAAACTAGATAAAGGTTGCTTGATCTTCCAAACAGAAGAAGATAAGGGTTTTAAGGTGATGTTGAAAGACAGTCCGACTAAATCTGTAGAAGCTTTATATTGGAAAGAATCTTACTTACAATTAAGACCAAGAGAAGATAACTTCTACCACACAAAAAATTACCTTGACTTATGTAAAGGTTTTGTGGAAGAAGTTTTTAATGAAGAACACGCGGTTGAAAAACCAGCACAGATAGATTTATTAAATCGCTCTATGAAATTCTTTAATGATAAAGAAGATTTCAATGTAGTAGATTTTGAAAATAATGTAATTGAGGAGTCCGAAGCAATTGAAGCATTCCAAGAATATAAGGTTGACTTTCAAGAAAAGAGAGAAATACCATTATTCGAAGAATTTAAGGTATCTAAGGAAGCTGTTCGTAAATCGAAAAAAGAATTTAAAAGTATTATCAAATTAGATAAGAAGATAAATATCACCATTTCGGGAAATGAGCAAAACATTGAAAAAGGATACGATACGGAAAGAAATCAGCATTATTACATGATCTACTTCAATGAAGAAGAGTGA